A genomic window from Fusarium falciforme chromosome 2, complete sequence includes:
- a CDS encoding Synaptobrevin-like protein YKT6 produces the protein MKLHYIGILRNESQPAHEIVAEKELSSYSRFTRNNYGEFMTLFAKTVAERTRPGQRQDVEEQDYTFHAYGRTEGVCGIIISDHQYPALVAHQLLSKVVDEFLSKNPRSSWASGTPTLVMPELKEYLTKYQDPQQADSIMKIQKELDETKIVLHKTIESVLQRGEKIDDLVAKSDGLSAQSKMFYQQAKKQNSCCVLM, from the exons ATGAAGCTGCACTACATCGGC ATCCTCCGAAACGAGAGCCAGCCCGCTCACGAGATTGTCGCTGAGAAGGAGCTCAGCAGCTACTCACGATTCACACGCAACAA CTATGGCGAGTTCATGACCCTTTTCGCAAAGACCGTCGCCGAGCGCACCCGTCCCGGCCAGCGACAGGATGTCGAGGAGCAAG ACTACACCTTCCACGCCTACGGCCGCACTGAGGGCGTCTgcggcatcatcatctcggACCACCAGTACCCTGCCCTCGTGGCGCATCAGCTCCTCAGCAAGGTCGTCGATGAGTTCCTCTCCAAGAACCCCCGATCCAGCTGGGCCAGCGGCACACCCACCCTCGTCATgcccgagctcaaggagtACCTCACAAAGTATCAGGACCCTCAGCAGGCCGACAGCATCATGAAGATCCAGAAGGAGCTCGACGAGACAAAGATTGTCCTCCACAAGACTATCGAGAGCGTGCTACAGCGCGGCGAGAAGATTGACGACCTGGTGGCCAAGAGTGACGGCCTGAGCGCTCAGAGCAAGATGTTCTACC AgcaagccaagaagcagaactCGTGCTGTGTTCTGATGTAA